The DNA segment AACCATTTGTTTGAGACAATAAAACTATGGCTAATGGAGGCTAGGATTGTTTTTATGAACAGTGACAAAGGTAGAATTTTGGAGCCTGTACATAGTACAAGAGGAAGGTCAAGAAGCCGCAGTCCTAGTTCAAGGTAAGAGCTAATTTATTTAATTCTTCCACTGAAATCCCGGTTGCGAACATCGAGATTTCCATTGGAATATATTTGTTTGTGTTAATGCGATCCTAATCATTGAGCTTTGTTGATTAGTCATACAAATGTTGGGAATATATCCTATAGGAAATTTCGTTGGAGTTTGTGATCATGTGTTCTTTCTACCTAAGGTGCAATGTTTTTAAAAGCGAAAAGAAGTGACAAAGTCAATGGTACTTGCAGCGACAAGCGAGAAGTGAAGCACAcaatttgtttgtttatttcgtTGATGCACGAAGTTTATGGAAAAGCAGAAAATGGCATATATGAatttaatgtttttttttttgataagtaaagattttattataactgGTACCAAGATGGTACATAGAACAGTACAGGACCAGACTATAACTCTTACTTAATTCATACTACATATTTTCTCCTAACAAGTGCAAAAAATCCAAATACTGGTCCATCTCATCTAAAGAACTGCTATAACACCAGAAATACAAATTTTTAATACATTTGTTTTTGACTCTAGCAATCTGCAGTCTCTTTCCCTCAAAGCATGCTTTATTTCGCTCCAGCCATAATGTCCACATTATGCAGTTGGGAATAGTTTTCCATATCAGCTTTAAGCTTCTTTTTACTCTCTGGGATTGCCACATTTCCAGCAAGCTACTAATCTTCTGAGGTAGCACCAAAGATATGCCCATTATGTTCAAGAAAAATTCCCAGCATTGTCTTGAAAATGTGCAATGCAAAAAGAGATGCTCAGCTGTTTCCTCCTCTGAGTTGCAAAAATAACATCTACTGCACGGAGAAAACCCTCTCCTCTGTAACCCTATATGAATTTAATGTTGTAAAAATCAAATTACAATCATTGTTACCTTTCTcggaaaaaataatcaaattacaattaaaataactaatttcAGCATCAAATATGCACTATTTCCAAAATTAATCCAACTCCTCCAAGTTGAGATTCATAAAATGCCTGCTTTTCTTTTAGATAACTTTGTGCGTCATTATTTGAAGCTCACACTTCTCTCAAGCACCCGGCTTCCTTGAAGCGATAGCCCTTTGCTTGTCATTGCGATGAAGCAATGACTTTTAATAACAATGGTCAAGAGAAAAAGTCTTAAAGGTCTCAAAGAACACTAAACAGGTTAACACTGTCTTTTGTTGGGGTGAGAAGAGAGCTGGTGAGCGGAGGGGAGACAAAAGAGTAGAGCCTTTCCTTATCTGGTAAATAAGTATAAGACTAGTGGAGGTTAGTAGATGGTTTTGATAGCCATCcactcttttttctcttttttttttccaactcTTTCAAACTTGGACTGAAACAaggaaggttttttttttttttttttgtacttAATTTCTGCGAGTGCTAATCAACTAGGGGTAGAATATCAAATATCTCCAGCCATATAGAAATGAACATTCAAGTTCCTCTTTCTTGGGCCCTACCCTCCTCTTTGTGGAATTAAATATAGTTTATGCATTCAGAGATTTAGATTTATTTTTCCCAATTGCATTAAATTATACTGTTGGCGAAAATTTCATATGCTCAGATTTACAAATTTTGGTTTCTAACTGATTTTGATGTCAAAAGCATTATCAGAATTTTTCTTCGTGTAACTAGAATGTGGAGGTTTAGAACGATCCTTCAGAATCATGCTGCAAGATTTACTAGTTGAAAATTCTACTGCCTGTTTGAGAGATGCTATTTTGAGTCTCATGATCCTTTTGCAATCAAAGCATGTGAAAAATGCCATTGAATTGGTTTTCTTGAAATTCCCTGCCCTTTCCGGCCTAAATAAAATGTAGATGATCTGGAGTAGGGAAATGGTGATGTTTAGCTTACGTTTCCATAGATTTTTCAGTTGACAAACCTGACTAGTTGGATCTTTTAGAAGTTCTTTTTTTTCTCGGAGACAGTTTTCTGaattttaagtaaaattattCTCCCTCCTCAGCTTTTGTACATGGAACTTGCCCTTCTTAATAAATTGGCTGTTTTGTTAAGCTTTCGTTTTTTGGTTAATATTTTTCCCTCTTACTGAGTTGATCGAATTTTAGttgattgattgagttgataatgACTTTACTTGGCCTTCATGCTTTCAATTGCTCTTTGCAGTATGTAGCAACCATCTCAATATGTTAAGCTGAGAGGGGGAAGTATGGAAATTAGTAACATTGTTATCTTACTTCCTGCCATTAATGTTCATGATAATGAATAGTGTCattattttacttgctttctgccATTAATGTTTTTATTTTCAATGTAGAAAACATTTCCATCTTGAAACCATGTCTCATTTTGATTAGATCCTGATGCCTGGCATCATCAACTACTAGCTGGCTGGATACTATAATTTCAAAACCTATTATGGTGTCGAATGTGGTGATCCCATCAAGGCATGGCTAATTTGAGCTTCTGTGGAACATATTTGGGTATTAGAATGGATACTGGTGTTAAAATGAATACTCTCTTAACTCTTCTTTGACCTCCCATCGTTGATATTCTTCTGCTATCACACATTTTCTCTCCAAAACAAGGTGGAAGTGTTCAAATAATATTGCTTCCCCTTTAATGTGATACTTGAGTTAAATAATTGACATTTTGCTTTGAGCTGTTGAAGAGATGTATCCACAATCTGAAGATcgccttcttttattttttttctatctTAGGCATCGTGATCGTTATAGGGAAAAGGATTCTAAAAGGAGAAGCCGAAGTAGAAGTAGGGACAGGTATGAACATGATAGGTACCGTGGGAGAGACAAGGATTACCGTCATAAGAGCAGAAGCCGCAGCCCTGATTACCGCAAAGATCGCGAGAGAGGTAAATATGATGAGGAGAGGCGCAGCCGAAGCCGGTCTCATAGAAGGTAGAAAATTTTCTATACGTGTTTTGCCTCTTCTTCCCCATCCCCCGAAACTATTATCATAAGTGTTGTCTAACATGTCATTTTACGTTAAGTGTGTCCCCTGCTCGCCGTAGCCTCAGTCCTCGGAGGAGCCCTTCTCCACGTAGAACAACCCCTTCTAGGGATGCTAGTCCAGCTGGACGTAATCACAAGGACTGGTCTCCAACTCCAAAGAGTGTCTCACCGCGGGGTAGACGTGGTGGTTCTCGCAGCCCCTTGCCGCATTCTGATGCTGATGTGAGTTGTGCCTGTCATACATTGTTTTATTACAGTATAAATGTGATGAAAAAGCATTATTTGCTTTTGTAGGATTAAGGAGCAAAAGAGAAGGCCATGAATGTAATCTGGTTCTGGTCGATGTTGCGTATCAAGAGTACATTCCCAAATGAAGGATCCTTTCATCTATTTTCTGCTTGCTAGAACTGATTGGCCCGTCTTATTTATAAGGTTTAACTCCTTTTTGTTGTACTTGATCCATGCCAGAACTTTGATGTTACCTCTGCATTCTGGTATTATGGATTGGTATTGTGATATTAAGATATCTACTGTTGGTTTATAATTACTGCTCTGGTTTTGGCTTTATTTGATTTCTTATTTCCTCTTTTCTTATTCATAGTATACTTGCATGGAATATTGTGATAGTATACCTTGTTGTAATTTACTTATGATGGAAATTATTGGCCTTCTATAGCTGGGTCCGTGAAAAATCAATGTGGCTGAATTGCAAGATGATACAGCAGCTGTTGATGCTGTTATATTTGCTGTTGGTTGTAATTTTGTTGCTGGTCACAAACTACCATTTCTTCGCTGAATGGCAAGGAGATGCTGCAGCTGTAGATGCTGTTTTATCTTGGCTGATTATAATTTGTTGCTGGTGACATACTACTGTTTGTTGGTTGAATGGCAAGCATATGCAGCAGCTGTTGATGCTGTTTTAGCTTTGCTGTTGTAATTTGTTGCTGGTGACAAAATACCATTTCTATACAAATGTTCAGGATGCTCATGATCGGTAAGGATCAAAACTCCTGAATAACTGAAGTCATGCTAGGTTTATGCCTTTGGCCTGCCAGTCATTTTTTTATCTGTCTTTATATGAAAGAAATCCACATGTTCAAGTGTAGCTATTGAAGTTGATTCCAGGTTGATATTTTGTTATGCCGAGTAGAAATTTCAATATGTGACCAAATGAATGAGTTCAGATGTAGTGATTGTGTGATCTTAAACATTGCACGGATTTGATTTCTCATTTTTTACCCTTATCAAAATAAATGAATAATGAATCACGCAATCTGTTAATACTAGGTTCTAGTATCTTTATTTGCTTTATGGTGTTGAATGTTCTTCAGGTACATAGTATAGCACCTATAGTTAAGCTAATGATAGTTGCACTATGTTACAGTGCGAGTTCATGCTTACACCCGTGATTCTAGCTGATCTGTGTAGATCTTTTGTTGCTGTTAGTTGATAGCCTAGCAAACTGATGCTGTTTTTTTGGAGTTGATGGTCTGCTTGATGTGTACAGTTGGACCCTCTGCATATTGTTCATCCACCTTCTGCAGGAGCTAAGTTGTGTGTTTATGTTGTGCTGAGTCACTTCAGATATGCACTATCTGCGTCTCTTATTGGTTATTTTTCAGTGGAACATGTGCACATTGCCGACTTGGAGATCTGACAGTTTCCTGTGAGAATGTTAATCTATCAAAACTTAACCTTCTTTTACTCCGTCTGCTAGTGGCTTGATTCATGTATCTCACCTTTCTTATTATCATGGCATTTAGAGGTGGAATTGGGGCGTTTGATCTCCTTTTAGGTGAGGTATGAGATAG comes from the Nicotiana sylvestris chromosome 4, ASM39365v2, whole genome shotgun sequence genome and includes:
- the LOC104213589 gene encoding serine/arginine-rich splicing factor SC35-like; translated protein: MSHFGRTGPPDIKDTFSLLVLNVTFRTTADDLFPLFDKYGKVVDVFIPRDRRTGDSRGFAFVRYKYQDEAQKAVEKLDGRVVDGREIMVQFAKYGPNAERIDKGRILEPVHSTRGRSRSRSPSSRHRDRYREKDSKRRSRSRSRDRYEHDRYRGRDKDYRHKSRSRSPDYRKDRERGKYDEERRSRSRSHRSVSPARRSLSPRRSPSPRRTTPSRDASPAGRNHKDWSPTPKSVSPRGRRGGSRSPLPHSDADD